Genomic DNA from Epinephelus fuscoguttatus linkage group LG14, E.fuscoguttatus.final_Chr_v1:
CTGCCTGCTGATGAATCACCTCAAAtaataaatagtaaaaatgatagaaaaaccaagatgaaaataaaaaatgactttgttttaattttctattCACTCCTCTGGTCCTTCTCTCTACTGTCGCAGTAGTCCCATTCATGCTGAGGGTCCAAGACATTGTGACGCACGTCCAGTTCACCACAGTCAAGGCAAATCCTCTTGGCATTCAGTTCTTTTGATAAAGACGTAGTAAATCCACTTTGAATTTCtcatctttctttccctctttctcttggAGACACTCTCACGTGCCCTGCAGATTGCAAATGATTCCCTCTGCACAATCCACGATTCGGCGTTGGTTTGAGATGGGAACAAGATTTCAAATACAGTTAAACACTGTCAGAGATTTGAGATCATGGCCAGGAATCTATCGATTTGAGTGTCTTTTATCACATAGTTACTTAGACAGTATTCACATGGATGAACTTCATGCAATACCCAAAGGCAGGTCCCCTCTGGATCATCCTGCCTCTGCACTCATCTTCCTTTAGTTcctgatttttttggccatGGACCTCGCAGATAGACCCACTCAAACTGTGCTTTCCATCACCCACTCCGAGCTCTCAAAAGTGGGCTTCTCATCCTCACTGTCATCATACTGCAGCAGCATGCCGTTAACAGACAGACTGCGCTTAGTCCAGATGTTACTGATCCTGCGAGGGTAGTTGCTGCGACACTGTGCAGCCCCAACGTGACCCATGTCAAACGAGTGGCTCCTCTTGGGCTTACCCTCCTGGGGCATCCCTAGTAGACGCCCCAGCATGGTGGTGGACTCTGCCCTCCCGAGCAGGGGTTCTTTATCGGACGGGGGCACCATGGCCACCGTCATCATAGCATTGGAAGTGGTGGCGGAGCCAGGAGCCCCATGGTGGTCCCTTGCTACTCCTCTCAGCTCCAGTGAGGTGAAAGCCCCTAAAAGGTGGTCCAGGTTTTGCCGTGCTTTGGCGCCATGCCTGTGCCTCCTGAACTTGCTGCTGGGCAGAGTGCTGCATTCACTGCCCTGCATGCTGTAGCGGTCGCCAGTCCCCCTTCCTGTTTGGCTATCTAATGAGTTagaagaggatgatgatgaggagagaCTGCTCTGGAGGGATCCACACTTGAACTCTACCATTTCCTCACGCATGACCACCACCGTAGATTTGACCTGTGGTGGAGCACCGTTGAACCGGTTCAACCCCCCATTGGTCTGTGAGTAGGTGTTGCTCACAGTGGGTAATTTATTAGTCTGGATGCCACTTGTCACCTTATATCGCAccatgaggatgatgatgaacaCGAGCAATGTGGCCACGATGATGCCACCAATGACCAGGATCATAGTGCCACCCAGGAAGCCACTGTGGAGAGACTGGCACTGTGGGTAGTCCTCCCTGGTGATAAACTGGACACAGCCTACAATGTTTGTGGCGGTGAGGGTGGTGGCGGTGTCATCCCAGATGGCCAAGACACACAGGTCATACTGCATCCCTGGGACAAGATTTGTGACTACAAAGGCTCTGTTATTCATGGGAATCATCCTGacaagaaacagagagacagaaaaatacagcattaaaaacacagacCTCTTGCTGTGGGAGTTCTAGACAAGAGGAGAGAACTTTAGTGTTTAAAGCACCACTGGCTTACTGTATTATGCTGGGGCAGATCAAAGAAAGAGCCAAAATGAAGCATGCTAAGTAGCTTTTTATATGCATGGAGTAATTCAGAAAGATGACTCCATTGGTCCCAGTATATCCCATTCGATATGCATGAAGCAATAGTAATGAGATACGTATTCAATGGCCACTTTTTGAATACTGTTTTGGCTAAATGTAATTTCTTGTACATTCCATTTAACATGCATTCAGTTGTTTCAGCTCACTCTGTTATTATTCCAGTTGTTTAAATATGACTCAATAACTAAGCCTCGCTGCTTTAGACTGAAATAAAAGTCAATGCTGCAGTGCGGGTTAATTCTCTGAGATGTATCGCCAATCAATGAAATGCTGTAGGATCCTTTGTGTTGTGTAGACAGGGAGTGATAGAAGCTTTCATCCATGAAATTCATCTATGTAGactgcagagacaaacacacgcAACACACTCGAGCTGTCACATAACATAATAAGATATAAATACCCCTGACAATATTTCCTTGTGGTTGTATAAAAGGCTATGTATCAAAGCCTATGGATGTCAATTGGAAAAGACATTCtttttttcagatatttaatgtgtttatcaccATGTAATGGAACTCAGTTTAGATATTTTACCcctaaaatcatgaaagaatTCAGTAAATGTAATTTGTCTTGACGTGCACTTTCTCACAGAGCTTGACTAGTCAAACAAGTGTCATTACAATTTGAAACAGGGTTTTGAAGGATTCAATCAGAGCTGTCGCTGTTCTAGTTTTTGTACTGTCAGCAGTCTGCTAAGTGTAATTAACTCTACTGACCACATCTCATTAAATCAGAATGAAACCACTTAGATGTCAAACTTACATGGACCTTTGTAAGATATACTCTGTATGCAGCCCATTGCCCATTGCTCAAATTCGTACATGCTGGACAAATTGGATGATTAAGATTTTAGTCCACTGccaaagcaaattccttgtaagtgaaaaacctacttggcaataaatcttacaATTCTGATTCAGTGCCACTTCAGGAATAATGTGTCCAGGTGGGTAGTGTGTCTGACTTGCATGCAGAATTTGTGTCCTTGTGTCACAGACCTACAGCTAGTGTTTGCCTTTCATTAGCAGTACCCATGATGTTTCCCAGACCttaatttatacttctgtggcTACATTCATAGCCTCCATGGTTATGCCACAGATTACACCATAGCTACAACCAGGCTGATCTCATGTGCTGTTTGTATGCATAACTACAAAAAGTAATCCAACAAAATGTGTATGTATctcacttaaagggatagtgcacccaaaaatgaaaattcacccactATCTACTCACtcatatgccaagggaggctcaggtgaagttttagagtcctcacaacacttccagagatccaaggggagagggggtagcaacacaactccacctaatggaggcttacggcgccccagattcaaacgtccaaaaacacataactgaaaccacaaaatatctccatactgctcgtccgtagtgatccaagtgtcctgaagccccgacataaaaagttgtttggaaaaatgtcatttgaactctttTAGCTTGAACTTTTTTGCCTCATTGTAGCTTGCAggtctaactgcctctctgtgcaccacgTTCACGTGTGTGCCCTTGCGCAAGACCGTTagacatgggcaccgcattcatgtgtgttcacatgcgtTCGCTGGTCtcgaggcagttagagctgcaggctacagtgaggctaaaaacagagttcaaatgatgtttttcaaacaactttttatgtcggggcttcaggacacttggatcactacggacgagcagtatggagatattttgtggtttcagttatgtgtttttggatgtttgaatctggggcaccgtaagcctccattaggtggagttttgttgctacccactctcccctgggatctccgcaagtgttgtgaggactctaaaacttcacctgagcctccatcggcatgtGGCAGAGTGGATAATGggttaattttcatttttgggtgcactatccctttaatcctGAGCCAGTAATTCACGTCTAACTCACACATTTGGAAGGCTGTGATGacatgaccaatgcgctgatgggagtaaGGAAGGAATTAGCTggtgtaaggaggcaggtttgAGTGATGGATGGGACTTTTCCACAGGGAACCTGTGTTTGGAACCAACCTGCTGTTTCCCACTGTTAAGCAGACACATAGCGCCCACCCTCCAGCTTAACACTGTTAGGTAACAATTactgcaacagtgctgacagaaccATGGCCAGACAATTTATACTCTCTGACTTTCACTTAGGGCTCATTTAAATTCTGCTCATTTAACTTGATGAAATGTAGAACATGATTGCTCAGACACATCTATAATCGACAACCAAAGTTAAGTCTACCTTCAGTCATTAGAGGGCCATCTCAAGTCACAACTATGACATATCAACAGAACTACCCACCTGCCCCCCACTGCATATCTGCTGTAGATGCATTGCCACTGCTTTATTACTGCACTGTGCTGAAACCACAGATGAACGATTAGTCTACAAAAATGCGCTGTGTTGATGAGTGGCTTTGATAGTCAAATAGATGACTATTCTAAATTCTGTATATCAGAGATTCTCAACATGGGATACTTGTACCCCATGGGTTACTCATGCAATTGCCAAGCAGAGAAGTTCATATCAGAAGCTAAATTAATGCTTGATGGGTTCAGGGTATGTCATGGCATGTGGTAGTAGTAGGATTGCAAGCTTGACCAAATTCCACTTTTATGTAATTAATAGTGTCAAAATAAATTGGACATGGTGGATGGTATCAGTAAAGGGGGACTTGAGCTTATCTGATTAAGGCACATCTGACAAGGCAACCAAGTGGCTGAGAACCACTGCTATATATAATCCACTTAGGCTGTAAAACATGAAGTAACAATGTCTGTCACATACTGTAACTGTGGGTTAGGTATCTATAAATAGATTCTTCAATTATCAATCGATTGTTGGCTTGCTGTTCTCCTAGAGTACATGCATCCATATCTTTGAACCCTCTGATTCGCCTCCACCACAGAGCCCAGACCCCAGTGGGGCTGCACTCCATTATTCATCCCTAATTGCCTTTTTCCATAACTAGGAAGAAGCTGCGTTGGCTCACATGTTGAGAGAACTCATGCAATATTTCTCCTCCCCCACGtggctctgattgatttttAATCATGCCATCGCTTGAGTGTGGGCAGTGCCCTGGGAAACTGTGTCAGCCAACTAGAGGAGCGCAGTAGGAGTGCATGTGCGAGCAATGAAGTCATACCAATATTAATTCAAAAACAGTAGTTGGCCTCTCTGTGCACGTTATCTTTTCCCTCCAGCTCCTAATTTGTCTTCTGACATGCAAAAGGACTGCACAGCCGTTATTGTATAAGAGCATATATATCTATTGCTTTAGGGTCTGCTGCATACTGTGTGCACTCATTAtgaagttgaaaatattttaaagcatcaaatttGTAGTTATGATTCTTGACTAACAACACCATTAGGAATGCCATTAAAATAATCACTTTTCAGGGAAATAATGTAGGTGCTGGAAGTCAGTGAACAACGGGGGGAAAAGTGCATTtcataaaacacacatcagTGTTATATTTGCAATTTTGTAGGCAGTAGATAAAATTTGTGAAAAGCATTAGCAAGAAATGCAGATGAGTCATCTGACGTTTTcatcaccaggaaaaaaaaacaggtactgAAAATTCATAttgttctcctttttttctggcATGACAATCTGGCACAGCAAGCTGCGTGCAAGCAAAGAAATCAGATAAACACCTTATTATTGAATTCACAGGGATGGTGAGTTGCATCCACAGTGTTTGAACAAAGTAATATCTCTCTTCAATATTGTGCACAGTTCTAATCTCATATTCTCAGCTAATAACCAGACTTTTTCCCTTCTCTTATTCTGTCAATTATCTTTGATTAAACGTCTTGCAGGAATGTGCAGTACAGGTGAATTGTGTAGGACTTTGGCATAGTATAAgttattgtgttgttgtgttgttgctaAAGGGATTCAGCATCAATTGTCAGTGTTGAAGGAAGCATGAAGCTGACCTAAAATTGCTGTAACTACTACTCACAACGGGCTACTTTAACAATTTTAGACTATTCTGATGCCGTAAATACCATCTTTAGTATAGGGTACTCATTCTTTAAGTGCATTGAGCCTAAGGGGATACTGAACTCAAAAACAGCGTGATATGTTTTTGGCAAATATGAGAAAATATCTAAAAAGCTGTCTGATAAAGTCAAAACAAGGCTCATAAGAAATGGATCTATTTGTTCTTGCAGCACAGcacatttggccttttttaacGTCTTCCTCAAATTGATTTCATGTTAAACGGCGcagctgttttctgtatttCCAGCTCAATTATCTTGGTTGAATGTCACTACTTTTACTGTCTCATTTGACTTTGGAAATTGATTTCACAGAGCCCAGAAGATCTTCAGCTGCAGTCTCCAAGCTTACACTTTATGGACTTGAGCAGCTTAGGAGGGATACATTAAAATGAGGGTCTATAATCCTTTTTCTTCTTGGATTTCTAATTAATGGTTCAGGGCAAGGATTTCACTTTGGGCTCCACTGTccttaaaaatgtacaaatgctgTTCATTATTTTGGTGAAAGCaattgtcaatttaaaggaaaaaataaataaaatctctgGGATTAAGAAAAATGAATGTTGATCTCTGAGTAACACTTCAAAGAAACTGACTGTCTCAAGCACTTACGCAGTAAACATTAGCAACTGACTGAAGAAGCTGAGCAGTGAGTGTGCTGAAGTTCAATATTATACCTCGGGCTTAATTTACCACTTTGACCAGAAAGGTCTCAGCTCTGtttacctacaaaaagtaatgcaccgcAATTCGTATATAAACCCCATAATCATTaaccagtaatttgtgtatatccCACATAATCAGGGAGCCTGCGATCATGTtaccaatgcactgacaggagtaaagaagcaAGTATAAATACCGAAAGTCTGTGTAAGAAGGTAAGTTGAGTTGGTGGcttggtcaaacaacacaggactttacccCAGAAGATcaatgtcccatgtgaaaccatgTGAACATTGAgtttgtaactttacttgcctacaTCTAAAGACCCCCTAAATATATTTCTGCCTCTAAacttaacctacataacttaatGTTTAGTACATAattttatgttaagtacgtaactttagGTTAAGTATGTGATCTCATTTGTGGGGCACTGATTgatagatatcatacaaaccctTGTATATTCATTTTCGTATGATATCATATGGACAACTTTATGAGGatatataataaaattaattaattattcttACCTATAAATGAGAACTTCATCCTCTGAACAATTGTACTGAAGCTGATACATTTTGACCTTTGGAGTTGATTTGCTTACAGTCCACTTGACCAGAGCAGAAACGGCAGTCACTTCTGACACAGACACCACCTTCTCTGGTAAAGGTTTAGGCTCCCCTTTGCTGATCTTAGTAGAGCTAGTTATGTCCGAAAGCCCTGACTTGGACTGTGTGGTACGGTTTGTACCATTATTCAGATGGGGGAGTTGAATGATTGACAGCTCAATGGAGGCTGTAGATTCTCCAGCAGCATTGGCAGCAATGCAAGTAAAGGTCCCGTAATCCTTGGATGTGGTGATTGTAATGTCCAGGGTGCCATTTTCGTAGACCGTTGCTCGGGAGGAGTTGCTGATCAAGCGGTCATCAGGAGCAACCCAATGCACAGTTGGCATTGGATCACCGACTGCTTTGCAGCGCAGGCTAGCCGTTTGGCCTTCCAGCACTAGCAACTTGTGTGTATGTTGCGTGATCAGAGGGGGCTCACAAACAAACTCCTCTTCACGAACAGACCAAAAGTAGCGCCCCTTTAGACTAGCAGGAGAAGCGCAGGTTTCCATGTCATCCTCACGCTCTAGTCTTCGAAGCCAAAGCACTTCACAGTTGCAGTGCAATGGGTTCCCGCCAAAGCTTAGAGAGAGAGGAGGTGCATAAGGAGTGCTCATTACAACATTGCTCTGAGAGCGCGCAAAGATGGGGTCTGGAGGGAGCTTTTGGAGACGGTTGGAGGTGAGGTCCAAGCGGGCCAGTTTATCCAGATCTGTAAAAGTCCCCTCTGCAATGAAGGCGATGAGGTTATGATCCAGACTCATCTGATGGAGGTTGACCATCTTGCGGATGGCTTCCCAAGGCACACTGCGCAAGTTGTTATATGACAAATCCAGATCCTCCAGTGTCAATAACAAGTCATCAAAGGCTGCGCTGGAGATCCGACTTAGCTGATTGTTGTTGAGGATCAGGTGCTGCAGGTTGACCAGCCCTCGGAGGTCATCCGGTCCCAGCTCAGTCAACCGGTTACTGTCGAGGTGCAGCGATCTGAGGGTCTCCAGGTCGATGAAAGAGAAAGACTGGATGGCGCTGATGGTGTTGCGAGACAAGGTGAGATCAACCAGACCTGTCATATTGGCAAAGTCCTGAGTGGTGACCTTGAGGATGAAGTTGCCGCCCAGCCGTAGCTCCACAGTTCGCCGGTCAATGTCCGGTGGGACGAAGAGCAGACCTTTGGAGGGGCACAGAGTCCCCAGAGACTCAGAGAGATTCTGGCAGACACAGTATTTGGGACATGCATGGACCATCGTAACTGCGGTTCCCAGAAGCAGGAGACTGATGACCACTTTGTCCATGTTAGTTCATACAAAGGGGacctgcaaaaacaaaagaaaaacaagatcaGTTTGAATTCAAGCTTGAGATCAACTTACATATTTTTGGTTGCCTATGTCAGGCAACATTTGGTTGAACATAGTTGCatgatgattttaatatttgatGCATAAGTCTAATCATTACAGCTTTAACATTTCAAACATTAAAGTCTTCACACCCAGAAAATTCTTCACTTACTCATCCCTCATCCACAAAACTGAAACACTGCTGCAgttttgtgtgcttgtgtaatTGCCCCCATTAACACAGGTCAGATACATCTCACCATGGACCTTGGACCACGGAGGCAAAAATTGCTCAGTTGATGAGCTGGTCTGATTATCATCCTTGAGGATTTTTTCATATT
This window encodes:
- the LOC125901259 gene encoding leucine-rich repeat and fibronectin type-III domain-containing protein 2 — protein: MDKVVISLLLLGTAVTMVHACPKYCVCQNLSESLGTLCPSKGLLFVPPDIDRRTVELRLGGNFILKVTTQDFANMTGLVDLTLSRNTISAIQSFSFIDLETLRSLHLDSNRLTELGPDDLRGLVNLQHLILNNNQLSRISSAAFDDLLLTLEDLDLSYNNLRSVPWEAIRKMVNLHQMSLDHNLIAFIAEGTFTDLDKLARLDLTSNRLQKLPPDPIFARSQSNVVMSTPYAPPLSLSFGGNPLHCNCEVLWLRRLEREDDMETCASPASLKGRYFWSVREEEFVCEPPLITQHTHKLLVLEGQTASLRCKAVGDPMPTVHWVAPDDRLISNSSRATVYENGTLDITITTSKDYGTFTCIAANAAGESTASIELSIIQLPHLNNGTNRTTQSKSGLSDITSSTKISKGEPKPLPEKVVSVSEVTAVSALVKWTVSKSTPKVKMYQLQYNCSEDEVLIYRMIPMNNRAFVVTNLVPGMQYDLCVLAIWDDTATTLTATNIVGCVQFITREDYPQCQSLHSGFLGGTMILVIGGIIVATLLVFIIILMVRYKVTSGIQTNKLPTVSNTYSQTNGGLNRFNGAPPQVKSTVVVMREEMVEFKCGSLQSSLSSSSSSSNSLDSQTGRGTGDRYSMQGSECSTLPSSKFRRHRHGAKARQNLDHLLGAFTSLELRGVARDHHGAPGSATTSNAMMTVAMVPPSDKEPLLGRAESTTMLGRLLGMPQEGKPKRSHSFDMGHVGAAQCRSNYPRRISNIWTKRSLSVNGMLLQYDDSEDEKPTFESSEWVMESTV